The sequence AGTGTGGATTCTCCTGTCGCACCTTCTCGGCAACCCGTTGTTTTCCCGCTTCGTTGCCAGGATGCAGGTCGTACGCTCGTCGGGAGAACCGCCGGTGCAGGTCATCCAATTTCCGCTGCACGTCCGACAGACGGTCGTGCAGCTTTATCGCGGATGAAATGAGGAACTGCTCTGCAATTGAGTCACCGAACACTTCAGGGCACTCTTCTATCGCGTTACGGTATGCTCTTGCGACCGCAGCCATCAGATCTGTTTCCAGTTGCGGAGTGTCTGCGATGTCAAAGCCAGCAGCACGGGCGATTGCCGCGCTGATCTCCTCTACGGCCTCTTGCTCACTACTGAACAGTATCTGATCGACGCCATCCACCTCTGCCGCTTCTTCGAGCCCGTAGAGTTCGCGGACAACCGAATCCCATCGTTCGACGACACCAGCAATCTCTCCGGTGTCTCGTTGCGAGTCGATTTCGGCGACTTGGTTCTGTAGTTCGCCGATGAATATTGTTTCCACGTCGTCGAGTTCCGCCGAGAACTCTGCCTCCCGAAACGTGTCGCGGAGGGCATCACGGGTTATGTTTTCAATTCGGAGCAGCCCCGCGGCTATGAGATTTGCTCCTACACCGAACGCGACTTCCTCTGCACCCATCCACGTGCCGTGTTTTGTTCAACCAAATGAAAAGGTTTTGATCAGGCATATTATATTACGTCGGGAAGGGTCTTCAGCAAACGACTTTACCGGCTCTGGTAAACGTATCGCTTGGAGCTGTATATATTCGGGAAATTGATAATTCGGCTCCGATAGACTTGCCAATGTCGGAGTAGTAGATTCAGAGTGGCTGCCGACTGATCCGCGCTCGCCGAGGCCTCCTCTGAGCCGACACATATAATCGATTATCATCACCGCTATACACTCCATATTCATCGGATATGAACACCCTCTATTAGCTCCCGTCGAGCCTTTGCTTCCACTCCTGCACGCGGCTCATCAGTTCCAGCGGTGAGATATCGTTCACATCGGTTGCGCGTATCTCATCAACTACGGCCTCGATTTCGGGGTCGAATCCTCCACCGTTACTGGCGGTTTCCGCTGTCGTCTCTGAGTCGTCGCCGGTCTTGAGCTGTCCGCTCCCGAGATCGAATACGACTTGCTCTGTTCCCTTCGATCCGCCTCGTACGTCGATTGCCTTGTCCTGTTGAAGTAATTCGAGAACCTCGCGTGCTCGACTGGTAACCGGGTCTGGCACGCCTGCCAACTCCGCAACGTAGATCCCATAGGACCGATCTGCAGGTCCCTTCTTTACCGTCCGCAGGAACGTTACTTCACCGTCGTTTTCTTCACCGGCTATGTGAACGTTCGCTGCCCGCGAGAGGCGTTCGGCAAGTTCCGTGAGTTCGTGATAGTGGGTTGCGAACAGCGTTTTGGGGCCGCCGCCCCCATCTACCAGTAGATTGTTACCTTGGTGCAGGTACTCGGTTGCGGCCCACGCGATCGAGATGCCGTCGTAGGTGGCGGTCCCGCGGCCGACCTCGTCTAGGATCACCAGCGACTCCTCGGTCGCCGAGTGGAGGATGTTAGAGAGCTCCTGCATCTCCACCATGAACGTCGACCGGCCCTGTGCGAGTTCGTCGAGCGCGCCCACGCGGGTGTAGATCCCGTCGACGACGCCGACGGTGGCCGAGCGGGCGGGCACGAAGCTCCCGATCTGGGCGAGGAGCGTGATCAGCGCGGCCTGGCGGAGGTAGGTGGATTTCCCGCTCATGTTCGGGCCGGTGACGATGAGAAAGCCCGGGTCGGCGTCGCCTGCCGCGCCACCGTCACCGCCGCCCGCGCCACCCAACCGGAGGTCGTTGGGGACGAACTCGGTGGTCCGCTCGACGACGGGGTGGCGGCCGGCCTCGATGCGGAGCGGCCCCGGTTCGACCAGGTCGGGCCGGACCCAGTCGTTGCCGGCGGCGTGGGTTGCAAGCGACGCGAGAGCGTCGACCTCCGCCAGGGCGCGGCCGACGTCCTGGAGGAGTGCCGCGCGGTCGGCGACCCGCTCGCGGAGGGCACAGAACAGGTCGTACTCCAGGTCGCCGCGGGCCTCCTCCAAGCGGAGGATCTCCCGCTCGCGCTCCTCGAGTTCCTCGGTCACGAACCGTTTGGAGTTCTTCAGCGTCTTGATCTCGCGGTAGTGCTCGGGCACCCCGTCGGCGGCGGACTTTCCCACTTGGATGTAGTAGCCGTCGGTCTTGTTCCGGTCGACCGTGACGTGGTTGAGGCCGTGTTTCCGGGCCTCCCGCTCGGCGAGGGTATCGATCCACTCGCGGGCCTCGCGGTGTTGTTCCAGCAGCTCGTCGAGGTCCTCGTCGTATCCCTCCCGAAAGAGCCCGCCCTGCGTCACCGTCTTCGGGGGGTCCTCGGCGAGGGCGCCTTCGAGTTCGTCGCGCAGGCGGGCCGCGGCGTCGCGGTCCGGGCGGTCGACCACGGCCGCGAGTGGCGATCCCGAGAGCCGGGACCCCGCGATCGCGTCGGCGACGGCCGGGAGGATCGCGAGGGTGTCGCGGACCGCAAGCAGGTCGGCGGCGTCGGCGCTTTCCGAGGCCGCCCGCGCCGCCAGGCGTTCGAGGTCGTAGCCGCCGTCGAGCGCCTCCCGGACGCGCTCGCGGGCCAGCGCCGCCGACGCAAGCGCCTCGACGGAATCGAGCCTGCGGGTGAGCTCGGAGCGGTCCCGGCGCGGGCGGGTCACCCACTCCCGGAGCAGCCGTCCGCCCGGGCTGGTGACGGTGTGGTCGATCGTCCCCAGCAGGGTGTCGCCGGACTCGCCCTGCATCGGTTCGACCAGTTCGAGGTTGCGCTGGGTGGTGGCGTCGAGGTCGAGGTGGTCGTCGGTCTCGAAGGTTCGGAGCCGCGTCATCGACGGCAACACGCCGGCACCGGTCTCCTCGACGTACGCCAGCACCGCGCCCGCCGCCCGGACCGCGGCGTCGGTGTCGAGGCCGACGCTCGACAGCGTCTCCGCGCCGAACTGGGCTTCAAGTCGGTGGGCCGCCCGTCCGGGGGCGAACGCGTCGGCCTCGAACAGCGAGACGGTGGCGTCGGTCTCCTCCCGGAGTCGCCGGACGACGGCGTCGTCGTCGCGGACCGCGGGGCCGGGGAGGATCTCCACGGGCCCGAACCGGTACAGCTCCGAGAGCGCCTCGTCGGCGTCGGCGGCGGTGGCGACCAGGAACTGGCCGGTGGTCGCGTCCGCCAGCGCCACTCCGATTCGATCGCCGTCGGCCGAGCCATCGGCTATGGCCGCGGTGTACCGCGCGTCGGCGTCGTCGGTTTCGAGCAGGGTTCCGGGGGTGACGACCCGCGTTACCTCGCGGTAGTGGTCCCCACCGTCCTCGAACTGGTCGGCGACGGCGACGCGGTAGCCCCGCTCGACGAGCGCCTTCAGATACGGGGTGAGGTCGTCGACCGGGACGCCCGCCATCGGGTACGACGACCCGTGTGAGGACTTCTGTGAGACCTGCAGGTCCAGTTCGTCGGCGACGAGTTCGGCGTCCTCGGCGAAGAACTCGTAGAAGTCGCCGCACTGCATCGTCAGGACGTCGGCGTCGGTGTCGGACTTCAGAGAGAGGAACTCCTCGACGATCCCCTGGGAGGCCATATCCGCACCTGGACGGGCGGCGGATAAAACGCTACGGTGTGGACGGCGACATCGAGTTCGCCGCGATCGTTTATATACGATGACGCGGCCACCGTCGCCGTGACGTAACGTCCGCCCCGCGTCGGTCAGCGGTTGCCCGGCACGTCGATGCGGGGAGCGAACGCAGGTGCCGGCTGTTCGCCCACAACTATGGAGCGGCGCGACCCGGTCTATCGGTCCACCTCGCCCATAATCGTGTCGAGGCTCCCGAGCGTGGCGATCAGGTCGGGGATGTAGCCACCGCGGGTCATCTCCGGGAACGCCTGGAGGTGCGAAAAGGAGGGGCCGCGGATCTTGAACCGGGCCGGCGTCTCGGTGCCGTCCGCACGGATGTAGATCCCGAGTTCGCCCTTGGCGGCCTCGACCGCCCGATAGACCTCCGTGTCGTCGTCGGGCTTGAGCGTGCGGGGGACGTTCGCCTGGATATCCCGCTCGCTTTCGGGCCAGTCTTCGAGCAACTCGACACACTGCTCGACGATCCGCGCGGACTGCTCGATCTCGCGCAGTCGGACGAGGAGCCGCGCGAAGTTGTCGCCGTCGGATTGAGTGATCACGTCCCACTCGAGTTCGTCGTAGTAGCCGTAGGGATCGTCGCGACGGAGGTCGTAGTCGACCCCGGAACCGCGGGCGACGGGGCCGGTACAGCCGTAGGCTTTCGCCGTCTCCGCCGGGAGTACGCCCGTGTCGACCGTCCGGATCTGGAGAACCTCGTTACCGGTGAGGAGGTCGTGGTACTCCGCCAGTCGCTCCGGCAGGTCGTCGACGAAGTCGTAGACCTGCTCGAAGAACTCCTCGCGGGGCTCGGGGAGGTCCCAGACCACGCCGCCGAGCCGAAAGTAGTTGAACATCAGCCGTTGGCCGGTGAGGTCTTCGAGGATGTTCTGGACCCGCTCGCGGTCCCTGATCGCGTACATAAAGGTCGCGGTGAAGTCGCCGATGACATCGAGCGCGTACGCGCCGACGGCCAGGAAGTGCGAGAGCATCCGCGAGAGCTCCGCCGCCATCGTCCGAACGATCTGTGCGTATTCTGGCACGTCGATGTCGGCCAGCAGCTCGGCCGTGCGGGCGTAGGCCCACTCGTTCAGGAGGCCCGCGCCGCCCCAGTCCCAGCGGTCGGGGTACGGCATAATCTGGTGGCGGTAGGTCTTCGTCTGGCACATCTGCTCCTCACAGCGGTGGATGTAGCCGATGTCGGGCTCGACATCGACGACCTGCTCGCCGTCGAGCGTCACCTCCAGGTGAAGGACACCGTGGGTCGCGGGGTGGTGCGGCCCGATGTTCAAATGTAGGGTGTCACCGGCGCGGTCATCGTCCTGGATCGGATTGGCGTTCTCGGTGTAGGGAACGATCTGCGGCCGGTCCTTGTCGTACCCCTTCGAGAGCGGGTGTCCCTGCCACGTCTCCGGCAGCAGGAGCCGCCGCAGGTCCGGGTGATCCTCGTACTCGATGCCGATCAGGTCGTAGGCCTCGCGCTCGTGCCATCCGGCGGTCGGGAAGACCGGCGCCGCCGACTCGCTCGTCGGCTCCCCGAGCGGCGTGGGCACGACGACGCTCAGCTCGGTCGTGGGATCGTCGTACCGCTTGAGGTGGTAGATCGTCTCGTATCGGTCCGCGTACTGCTGGGCGGTGACACACGAGAGGTGATCGAACCCCGCTTTCTCGCGGAGGAACCCGAGAACGTCTCGGACGGCGTCAGCGCGGACGACGACACCCGGGGCGTGGCGGTGATCATCGCGGCGGATCGAGAACTGCTGTTCGAGTCCGTCGATCGCGGCCTCGGCGGAGCGGTGGACCCGCGCGTCGGCCGGGACCGATTCGTCAACGGTCGTGGAGGGCGGTCGCATACGCACGTGTTCGCGGGGACATCGCCTGGAACTACTGCCGTAGCTGTGAGGGTGATTTATAATCGTAGCGCGTCAGGGCAGGCCTGATGCGCTCGGTCCGGCTCCGGCTCGCTCCCTCGCCGACGTACGTCCACCCGATGCACGCGTTCGTGGCCGATACGCCCGGGTTCCGGGAGACGCGACTGCGACACTGGAACCCGTCGGTGGGCGACCGAAACACGCTCGTGTTCTTCGTCGACGGCGACGACGAGGCCGCCTACACCGAGGCCTTGGCGGAGCAGCCGTCGATCGTCGAGTACGAGACCGCGGCGGCGGAGGGCCGCCGTGGGTTCCACCTGGCGCTCACCGAAAACCAGCGATCCGCCGACGCACGGCTCACAGCGTCGTTCCTCGACACGGGTGTCGTTGTCGTGCCGCCGGTCATCTACCGGGCGGACCGTACGATCGACGTCTCGCTCGTCGGGGCGAACGACGAACTGACCACGGCGCTCGACGGCTTGCCCGACGGGATCGACGTGACCGTTCGGCGTGTGCGTCCCTACGACGGACGGCTATCCGACCCGACAGCCGCGCTCACACCGCGGCAGTTGGCGGCGCTGGAAGTCGCGGTCGAGACCGGATACTACGCGGACCCGCGAGAGACGACGCTCGATGCGGTCGCGGAAGAACTCGACTGTTCGGTCGGGACCGCGGCCGAGCACCTTCGGAAGGCAGAGGCGGCGGTGCTCCGGCGGTGCGTTAGATCGGTGCCGCGCGGGCGGCGGGCGTGAGCCCTCGAAGATCAGTCGGCGCTGACCGCACACGCCGAGGTGTACTCGATGCCCTCGATCGAGTCGACGTGGTCGTCGCCGCAGATCGGGCACTCGGGGTTCTGCGGGTACTCGGCGGTCTCGAAACTCAGATCCATCGCGTCGTAAAACAACAGTCGACCGACGAGCGGGTCGCCGGCGTCGAGGAGGAGCTTCACGGCCTCGGTGGCCTGAAGACAGCCCACTGTTCCGGGGAGAACGCCCAACACGCCCGTGGCCGCACAGTCGGGGACGGTCCCGGGTTCGGGTGCCTCGGGGAACAGACACCGATAGCACGGGCCCTCCGGAACGAGCGTCGTCACCTGCCCCTCGAACTTGTAGATCGCGCCGTGGGCGATCGGGACCCCTTCCAGCCGGCAGAAGTCGTTGAGGAGATACCGCGTGGGGAAGTTGTCGGAGGCGTCGACCACGACGTCGTGCCCGGGGACGATGTCGGCGACGTTCCCCTTTTCCAGTCGCGTCCGGTGCGTTACCACGTCGACGTCGGGGTTCAGATCGGCGACGAACGCCGCGGCGCTGTCGACCTTCGGCCGATCGACGTCGGCGTCGGCGTGGACGATCTGCCGCTGGAGGTTGCTCCGCTCGACGACGTCGTTGTCGACGATCGTGAGGTGACCGACCCCGGCCGCGGCGAGATACTGGATCACGGGCGAGCCGAGCCCGCCCGCCCCGACGACGAGCGCCCGCGAGTCGAGCAGCCGCTTTTGTCCATCCGGGCCGACCTCGTCCATTATGATGTGTCTGGAGTACCGATCCAGCTGGGTGGCGTCGAGCGAGAGTGACATATCCGTAGTCGGTTCCGGACCGGGTTAACTTTTCGCGAGCCGTCGGGGTCAGTCGGGTCGATCCCGTCGCGGAAGGCGTCATCCAACGCCGGCTTGATCCACTCCCGCTCGGCTTAGCCGAACTCGCGTTGCTCCTGCGCGGCCGGTCTGACCCACCGGCGTTCGGCTGTGGCTGTCATACGGGATAGCGATCCTGAGTGATCGGAGGCACCGCTGTTCGGAGCCAGTGCCGCCGGCTCACCGGAGAAACGAGCGGGTCGGAACGTGGCCTACTCGGCGCAGCAGGCTTCCGCCTCGTCGGCGTCGCCCTCGGCCGGGTGGGTCTTCGGCGCGT comes from Halobellus ruber and encodes:
- the mutS gene encoding DNA mismatch repair protein MutS, giving the protein MASQGIVEEFLSLKSDTDADVLTMQCGDFYEFFAEDAELVADELDLQVSQKSSHGSSYPMAGVPVDDLTPYLKALVERGYRVAVADQFEDGGDHYREVTRVVTPGTLLETDDADARYTAAIADGSADGDRIGVALADATTGQFLVATAADADEALSELYRFGPVEILPGPAVRDDDAVVRRLREETDATVSLFEADAFAPGRAAHRLEAQFGAETLSSVGLDTDAAVRAAGAVLAYVEETGAGVLPSMTRLRTFETDDHLDLDATTQRNLELVEPMQGESGDTLLGTIDHTVTSPGGRLLREWVTRPRRDRSELTRRLDSVEALASAALARERVREALDGGYDLERLAARAASESADAADLLAVRDTLAILPAVADAIAGSRLSGSPLAAVVDRPDRDAAARLRDELEGALAEDPPKTVTQGGLFREGYDEDLDELLEQHREAREWIDTLAEREARKHGLNHVTVDRNKTDGYYIQVGKSAADGVPEHYREIKTLKNSKRFVTEELEEREREILRLEEARGDLEYDLFCALRERVADRAALLQDVGRALAEVDALASLATHAAGNDWVRPDLVEPGPLRIEAGRHPVVERTTEFVPNDLRLGGAGGGDGGAAGDADPGFLIVTGPNMSGKSTYLRQAALITLLAQIGSFVPARSATVGVVDGIYTRVGALDELAQGRSTFMVEMQELSNILHSATEESLVILDEVGRGTATYDGISIAWAATEYLHQGNNLLVDGGGGPKTLFATHYHELTELAERLSRAANVHIAGEENDGEVTFLRTVKKGPADRSYGIYVAELAGVPDPVTSRAREVLELLQQDKAIDVRGGSKGTEQVVFDLGSGQLKTGDDSETTAETASNGGGFDPEIEAVVDEIRATDVNDISPLELMSRVQEWKQRLDGS
- a CDS encoding NADH-quinone oxidoreductase subunit D, giving the protein MRPPSTTVDESVPADARVHRSAEAAIDGLEQQFSIRRDDHRHAPGVVVRADAVRDVLGFLREKAGFDHLSCVTAQQYADRYETIYHLKRYDDPTTELSVVVPTPLGEPTSESAAPVFPTAGWHEREAYDLIGIEYEDHPDLRRLLLPETWQGHPLSKGYDKDRPQIVPYTENANPIQDDDRAGDTLHLNIGPHHPATHGVLHLEVTLDGEQVVDVEPDIGYIHRCEEQMCQTKTYRHQIMPYPDRWDWGGAGLLNEWAYARTAELLADIDVPEYAQIVRTMAAELSRMLSHFLAVGAYALDVIGDFTATFMYAIRDRERVQNILEDLTGQRLMFNYFRLGGVVWDLPEPREEFFEQVYDFVDDLPERLAEYHDLLTGNEVLQIRTVDTGVLPAETAKAYGCTGPVARGSGVDYDLRRDDPYGYYDELEWDVITQSDGDNFARLLVRLREIEQSARIVEQCVELLEDWPESERDIQANVPRTLKPDDDTEVYRAVEAAKGELGIYIRADGTETPARFKIRGPSFSHLQAFPEMTRGGYIPDLIATLGSLDTIMGEVDR
- a CDS encoding helix-turn-helix domain-containing protein, giving the protein MRSVRLRLAPSPTYVHPMHAFVADTPGFRETRLRHWNPSVGDRNTLVFFVDGDDEAAYTEALAEQPSIVEYETAAAEGRRGFHLALTENQRSADARLTASFLDTGVVVVPPVIYRADRTIDVSLVGANDELTTALDGLPDGIDVTVRRVRPYDGRLSDPTAALTPRQLAALEVAVETGYYADPRETTLDAVAEELDCSVGTAAEHLRKAEAAVLRRCVRSVPRGRRA
- the ubaA gene encoding SAMP-activating enzyme E1 yields the protein MSLSLDATQLDRYSRHIIMDEVGPDGQKRLLDSRALVVGAGGLGSPVIQYLAAAGVGHLTIVDNDVVERSNLQRQIVHADADVDRPKVDSAAAFVADLNPDVDVVTHRTRLEKGNVADIVPGHDVVVDASDNFPTRYLLNDFCRLEGVPIAHGAIYKFEGQVTTLVPEGPCYRCLFPEAPEPGTVPDCAATGVLGVLPGTVGCLQATEAVKLLLDAGDPLVGRLLFYDAMDLSFETAEYPQNPECPICGDDHVDSIEGIEYTSACAVSAD